Proteins encoded in a region of the Prochlorothrix hollandica PCC 9006 = CALU 1027 genome:
- the ruvX gene encoding Holliday junction resolvase RuvX, translating into MTRERVAALGLDIGRKRVGVAGCDGLGLLATGLMTLYRKSFAQDLATLGQVVAERQVDILVVGLPLLADGSLGIQAKETRNYAKRLGKALDLPIAYVDERCTSVAAEALIRESGRSPSDNKGLIDRKAAAIILQQWLDDRCTSPKV; encoded by the coding sequence ATGACTAGGGAACGGGTGGCGGCGTTGGGGCTGGATATTGGCCGCAAGCGGGTCGGGGTGGCGGGCTGTGATGGCTTGGGGCTGCTGGCCACGGGGCTGATGACCCTCTACCGCAAGTCCTTTGCCCAGGATTTGGCCACCCTGGGGCAAGTGGTGGCGGAACGCCAAGTGGACATTTTAGTGGTGGGTCTACCGCTGCTGGCGGATGGGAGCCTGGGCATCCAGGCCAAGGAAACTCGCAACTATGCCAAGCGCTTAGGTAAGGCGTTGGATCTGCCGATCGCCTATGTGGATGAGCGCTGTACTTCGGTGGCGGCGGAAGCATTGATCCGGGAGTCGGGCCGATCGCCGTCGGACAATAAAGGTCTCATCGATCGCAAGGCAGCGGCCATTATTCTGCAACAGTGGCTGGACGATCGATGCACATCCCCCAAGGTTTAA
- a CDS encoding tetratricopeptide repeat protein, whose product MTDAIQHVTALDDRLRQLENYLGKQQQIKTWRQTLEPPDAAWWWKPLHPSDRWDWLWSALTLVALTGNLALVTDLAPRFLTGGPSLFGSLGAIVPAVLTLLGGSSLTDAGRQLLERGLERLGLAEHWWHEVKCGSSWLVLLLLVGFKSQLPLLAEWYTDQGRAAWKARNLTTAQEQLERALALAEDQPEAQFYLGRVYDDFQQKERAIVEYEKAWQAGYLPASNNLAVLYMEDAEIPRLGVNNQGQVIVEPVDYEAVVRLLQTALEDPSLSQEEPELEYALRKNLGQIRINQERYAEAEVQLQRAIDLQVSNPDMTRRSSAYCLLAELRERLEQPAREAWNFCLQNFNASEPKADEWAYKAGKRLAEEIRKTDPPTSSLSPTPTPTVPAPPLPYPSPAPFRPASLRPAAPVIPATPLAPSPPPLPRGKFSSCNPVGPPGSVGSTSVSPSSTAHSIVFRLFRFLSAIFHHDFEAFWGFCLILGSITLGRFRAGSDRPARYPCG is encoded by the coding sequence ATGACTGATGCCATCCAACACGTCACCGCCCTGGACGATCGGCTGCGCCAACTAGAAAACTACCTGGGCAAACAGCAGCAGATTAAAACCTGGCGACAAACCCTAGAGCCACCAGATGCCGCCTGGTGGTGGAAGCCGTTGCATCCGAGCGATCGTTGGGATTGGCTCTGGAGTGCGCTCACGTTGGTGGCACTGACGGGGAATCTCGCCCTGGTCACAGACCTAGCCCCTCGTTTTTTGACAGGGGGACCCAGTCTTTTCGGGTCTTTGGGGGCGATCGTCCCGGCTGTATTGACCCTGTTGGGGGGGAGTTCCTTAACGGATGCAGGAAGGCAACTGTTAGAGAGAGGGCTAGAACGGCTGGGATTGGCGGAGCATTGGTGGCATGAAGTGAAGTGTGGCTCTAGTTGGCTGGTTTTATTGCTATTGGTGGGGTTTAAGAGTCAGTTACCCTTATTGGCAGAGTGGTATACGGACCAGGGGCGTGCAGCCTGGAAAGCCCGGAATTTGACCACGGCTCAGGAGCAGTTGGAGCGGGCTTTGGCGTTGGCAGAAGATCAGCCGGAAGCCCAGTTTTACTTGGGGCGGGTTTATGATGACTTTCAGCAAAAAGAACGGGCGATCGTAGAGTACGAGAAGGCATGGCAAGCAGGCTATTTACCAGCGTCTAACAATTTAGCCGTGCTGTATATGGAGGATGCCGAAATCCCTCGGTTGGGAGTGAATAATCAAGGACAGGTGATTGTGGAGCCTGTAGATTATGAGGCTGTGGTTCGTCTTTTACAGACTGCCTTAGAGGATCCGAGCCTTTCCCAGGAGGAACCTGAATTAGAGTACGCATTACGGAAGAATTTAGGGCAAATTCGGATTAATCAAGAACGGTATGCAGAAGCAGAGGTTCAGTTACAACGGGCGATCGATCTCCAGGTCAGCAACCCCGACATGACTCGACGCAGCTCAGCCTACTGTTTGCTAGCCGAGTTACGAGAACGCCTCGAACAACCTGCACGGGAAGCTTGGAACTTCTGTTTACAAAATTTCAATGCGTCCGAGCCGAAAGCAGATGAGTGGGCCTATAAAGCCGGGAAACGCCTTGCGGAAGAGATCAGAAAAACTGATCCTCCGACTTCTAGTCTCTCTCCCACACCAACACCAACAGTTCCAGCGCCGCCGCTTCCATATCCTTCTCCTGCTCCTTTCCGGCCTGCTTCTCTCCGGCCTGCTGCTCCTGTAATTCCAGCAACTCCCCTCGCTCCATCTCCCCCCCCCCTCCCCAGAGGCAAGTTCTCCTCCTGTAACCCAGTCGGGCCTCCAGGCTCCGTCGGGTCCACTTCCGTCTCTCCCTCCAGTACTGCACACTCGATAGTTTTCCGTCTTTTCAGGTTCCTTTCAGCAATTTTTCACCATGATTTTGAAGCGTTTTGGGGTTTCTGCCTTATTCTGGGCAGCATTACTTTGGGTCGTTTTCGCGCCGGGAGCGATCGCCCTGCCCGCTATCCTTGTGGTTGA
- a CDS encoding nucleotidyl transferase AbiEii/AbiGii toxin family protein, translating into MQVECFTLHDLAQPMDVSLAQLQRSLLHFLQNRTDLVLFGAYAVNACLQPEVRMTADIDLQALEGETLVTEICDYLHQEFYIETRSRRVKNHGAWRIYQVLKSGNRHLVDVRQVEVLPRFERINQIQVLSPIALMQSKIISAYARQHQPKGFSDLRDLYSLMLTFPQLVEQVEVDETNPGLQGFWRSIQIQEIQAADDDDDLIY; encoded by the coding sequence ATGCAAGTCGAGTGTTTCACCCTCCACGACCTGGCCCAACCCATGGATGTTTCCCTAGCCCAACTCCAGAGATCGCTGCTTCATTTTCTGCAAAATCGCACTGATTTAGTTCTCTTTGGTGCCTATGCGGTCAATGCTTGCCTCCAGCCTGAGGTCCGCATGACGGCTGATATCGACCTGCAAGCGCTAGAGGGGGAAACGTTAGTCACTGAAATTTGCGATTATCTGCATCAGGAGTTTTATATTGAAACCCGCAGCCGTCGGGTCAAAAACCATGGTGCATGGCGAATATATCAAGTCCTCAAGTCCGGTAATCGTCATCTCGTCGATGTGCGTCAGGTTGAAGTATTACCCCGCTTTGAGCGGATCAACCAAATTCAGGTACTCAGCCCGATCGCCCTCATGCAGTCCAAAATCATCAGTGCCTATGCCCGACAACATCAACCCAAGGGGTTTAGCGATTTGCGGGATCTGTACTCGTTGATGCTGACGTTTCCCCAGTTGGTGGAGCAGGTGGAGGTGGATGAAACCAATCCAGGGCTACAGGGGTTTTGGCGATCGATCCAAATCCAGGAAATCCAAGCTGCGGACGACGATGACGATTTAATCTACTGA